The following proteins come from a genomic window of Paenibacillus sp. CAA11:
- a CDS encoding putative amidoligase domain-containing protein, which yields MQKQRNKWDWIPAREIRNWEERLRMAGIKHQFSHKGAFDMDANTRYAKGYKVYVTQLRSIGIVEESGGRSGSPLLLSRQSWEGKTGEKIAKRLEKLAVRTLYSLGMDSGIVTILPGEERGSAVAGIKPLDKGWQEDAARYVRANSAGLAAASEDEIQTQQVRVGLDPEFILFDPKSGKVIPASRFLGRQGRAGCDAVWIRGKCYYPVAELRPAPATHPSALFRQLRASMALAAREIEDTSLHWYAGGMPLEGLPLGGHVHLSGVPFSPELLRALDNYLALLVAVLEDSRSLKRRPRYGFLGDFRLQPHGGFEYRTLPSFLVSPMVTKAVIALAFLIANQYGKLKQRPLQDIHIQKAFYQGEREKLRTAVLPLLQELETLDECEQHAAYIRPMFAAVRDGWVWDELTDVRPPWRIHIPEGKRKSITSASNFFLV from the coding sequence ATGCAGAAGCAGCGGAACAAATGGGACTGGATCCCGGCTAGAGAAATTCGGAATTGGGAAGAACGGCTGAGAATGGCTGGAATCAAGCATCAGTTCTCTCATAAGGGAGCCTTTGATATGGATGCCAATACCCGCTATGCGAAAGGTTACAAGGTATATGTTACACAGCTGCGGTCTATAGGAATTGTTGAAGAATCCGGAGGGCGTTCTGGTTCCCCGTTGCTCCTGTCCAGGCAATCTTGGGAGGGAAAGACCGGAGAGAAGATTGCGAAGAGGCTGGAAAAGCTGGCAGTTCGTACATTGTACAGCCTGGGAATGGATTCTGGGATCGTCACCATTTTACCGGGTGAAGAACGCGGCAGCGCAGTTGCAGGGATTAAGCCTCTAGATAAGGGCTGGCAGGAGGATGCTGCTCGTTATGTCCGGGCAAATTCAGCGGGCCTGGCAGCAGCTTCAGAGGATGAGATACAGACCCAGCAAGTCAGGGTGGGACTGGATCCTGAATTTATTTTGTTTGATCCCAAGAGCGGCAAAGTCATACCGGCTTCCCGTTTTTTGGGACGCCAGGGACGTGCGGGCTGTGACGCAGTGTGGATTCGCGGGAAATGCTACTATCCAGTAGCCGAGTTAAGACCAGCTCCTGCCACTCATCCTAGCGCCTTGTTCAGACAGCTCAGAGCCTCGATGGCGCTGGCAGCTCGTGAAATAGAGGATACTTCTTTGCATTGGTATGCAGGAGGCATGCCTCTTGAAGGATTGCCCCTAGGAGGGCATGTTCACCTCAGCGGGGTTCCCTTCAGCCCGGAGCTGCTGCGCGCTCTGGATAATTATTTGGCTCTGCTGGTTGCGGTATTGGAGGATTCAAGAAGCCTGAAACGCCGTCCCCGTTACGGTTTTTTGGGGGACTTCAGGCTGCAGCCGCATGGCGGTTTTGAATACCGGACATTGCCGAGCTTTCTTGTGTCCCCTATGGTGACCAAAGCTGTAATTGCTCTAGCATTCTTGATTGCGAATCAATATGGGAAATTGAAGCAGCGTCCTCTTCAGGACATCCATATTCAGAAAGCCTTCTATCAGGGAGAACGCGAGAAGCTTCGGACAGCCGTGCTGCCGCTCCTTCAGGAGCTGGAGACACTAGATGAATGTGAGCAGCATGCTGCATACATTAGGCCTATGTTCGCAGCTGTACGGGACGGCTGGGTCTGGGATGAGCTGACAGATGTGCGCCCGCCGTGGAGAATTCACATACCGGAAGGGAAGAGGAAGTCTATCACAAGCGCCTCTAATTTCTTTCTGGTATAA
- the cotE gene encoding outer spore coat protein CotE — MPSQFQSREIITKAICGKGRKFSTVTHTVTPPHNPTSILGAWIINHQYEAVAAGEGIEVIGTYDVNIWYSYDKNSQTAVAKEKVSYVENVPLTYLDGRHRSSTVEVSAEATQEPSTVEAVVSGGGGVIIRVEREFAVELVAETKINVLVVPGSDEGDKEYDFALDDGDYDELDPDLLDEDL, encoded by the coding sequence ATGCCATCGCAATTTCAAAGTAGAGAGATTATAACGAAAGCGATCTGCGGCAAGGGTCGTAAGTTCTCTACCGTAACACATACCGTGACTCCGCCTCACAATCCGACGAGTATTCTGGGGGCTTGGATTATTAACCACCAGTACGAAGCGGTTGCTGCGGGGGAAGGAATTGAAGTTATTGGTACTTACGATGTGAACATCTGGTATTCGTATGACAAGAATTCGCAAACGGCGGTTGCTAAAGAAAAGGTCTCCTACGTGGAGAATGTGCCGCTCACTTACCTTGACGGAAGACATCGTTCTTCCACTGTCGAGGTATCGGCGGAAGCCACGCAGGAGCCAAGCACCGTAGAGGCTGTTGTTTCGGGTGGGGGCGGCGTCATCATCCGGGTTGAGCGGGAGTTCGCTGTTGAGCTGGTGGCTGAGACCAAGATCAACGTGCTCGTAGTGCCCGGCAGTGATGAGGGTGACAAGGAATATGATTTCGCGCTGGATGATGGGGATTACGATGAGTTAGATCCGGACCTCTTGGATGAAGATCTGTGA